A genomic segment from Triplophysa dalaica isolate WHDGS20190420 chromosome 22, ASM1584641v1, whole genome shotgun sequence encodes:
- the bhlha9 gene encoding class A basic helix-loop-helix protein 9 — translation MASRGSFSSSEFSEEELEVSLQEPEELDSSPSCSYPSSNQSEPEERPSKKRNRPVRSKARRVAANVRERKRILDYNQAFNALRLALQHDLSGKRLSKIATLQRAINRISALSIYLTNNPPVDVMKPCDPLECQPSGLWSGTEPSPPFRLETQNFLSWHQPLAHHIQTPLHRLSSEQHVFMDTQRHTGPACPPSPHYPCFSPDGQLYPNGHCRTPPSDTVSPPRYGRLSDAGGYQAGIWGSCGPSYVDSFGEPLQTLPVPWQMSYLQDAGPQNCQNTL, via the coding sequence ATGGCGAGCAGAGGCAGCTTCAGCAGTTCGGAGTTCTCAGAGGAGGAACTGGAGGTGAGTCTTCAAGAACCAGAGGAGCTGGACAGCAGCCCCAGCTGTAGTTACCCCAGCAGCAACCAAAGCGAGCCAGAGGAGCGCCCGTCCAAGAAGCGCAACAGGCCGGTGCGCTCAAAAGCCCGCAGGGTGGCGGCCAACGTGAGAGAGAGGAAACGCATCTTGGATTATAACCAGGCCTTCAACGCGCTCCGGTTGGCGTTACAACACGACCTCAGCGGAAAACGGCTGTCCAAGATCGCCACGCTCCAGAGAGCCATCAATCGAATCTCCGCTTTATCCATCTACCTCACCAACAACCCACCAGTTGATGTGATGAAACCCTGCGACCCCCTCGAGTGTCAGCCCAGCGGCCTGTGGTCGGGGACGGAACCTTCTCCCCCTTTCCGACTGGAAACCCAGAACTTCCTCTCCTGGCACCAGCCACTCGCCCATCATATCCAAACCCCCCTGCACAGGCTGTCTTCAGAACAACATGTTTTCATGGACACTCAAAGACATACCGGCCCTGCTTGTCCTCCGTCCCCTCACTACCCCTGTTTCTCTCCTGATGGCCAGCTGTACCCGAACGGACACTGCCGGACCCCTCCTAGCGATACGGTAAGCCCGCCCAGGTATGGGAGACTGAGTGACGCTGGGGGTTATCAGGCGGGAATTTGGGGCTCTTGTGGCCCCAGTTATGTGGACAGTTTTGGGGAACCACTTCAGACGCTCCCAGTGCCCTGGCAGATGAGTTACCTGCAGGACGCCGGGCCTCAGAACTGTCAGAACACACTCTGA